The sequence AAATGTTCCGTGTCTGATACCAACTGATAGAGAAGCGGAAGCTGAGAGATCAAAGACTCGACAAGAACTCAAAGAGAACTCTGAAGAATCAAGGAagcttgttgttgttgatgctCTCAACGCAAACAAGGGTACTTTGAAGATGACGATACTCTCTACAAGATCAAAGAAGGTTAGAGTACTCCTCTAAGTGCTATTAAAGCTCTGGTTGCAATTGCAATTATATTCAATAAAAAGTGAAGTTTACAATGACGAAAGCTCTGTATATAAACTAAGTATATAAAATCCTATCCTATGAAGATTCATAGTTATcgaatcataaaacaaaaccaaaaaggaaaacaaagctCAATAACTTGGCGAAGGCTTTATGCCGAGCCAAGGCCCACGTAACACATGATCCGCTACATCATATTGGCTTGCAGATAAGAACTTGTCGATTCAAGTCTGGATTCAGTCACAAATCTCAATCTCTACCTACAATCATCTTGGTCATTCAAGCTTGGAATCTCTTGATTATGTTGTAGTCATAAGTTTTTTGGTGGATTCCAATCTTGCATCAAAAAGTCACCATTTTTCGATGAATCATGTTCTCACTTCACTTCCACGAGGTTACAAGTCACAGATTCAAGAAAAACAACATATAGTCCCGTTTATAATGTACCAAAACATAATCAAAAGGCAACGTTTTTGTGCTTTTAAACCAAGTATGCAGTTACAACAAGCATCAGATCTCCCTGTGCTGGTTTGGTCATTCTCTTCTGCTTCTGCGGAAACCTATGTACAATCGTTGTCACCTTCTTGGCCATCATCGATGTGACTTACTATTTCGCCTACTAACTGGGACTCTGGTTGAGCTGAAGCTCCTCCTCCATCAGAGTTACTGATGGAGGAGACAGTCTCTAGGTTCTGCTGGGACCTGTCTAGAGAAGATTTTGGGATAAGAGAGAGACGGCAAAGAGGGCAAGTTGTGTGCAAAGTGAGCCAAAGATCAATACAGTCCATGTGAAAAGTGTGCCCACATGGTGGAATTTGTTGAAGCTTCTCATTTGCCTGGTAGTCCCCAAGACACACTGAACATCTGTAGTCAAGTCAAAagtcaaatcaagtgattcttAATTCTACTTTGAGCTAATATTCATATTATAAGGCCAAAAATGATCTGAATATATAAGGATAATAAGAACCATTCTAAATCACTCAATCTCATAACCGGAATTGCACCATGGAGTTTTGAATGAGATCATGACCTCGTTTTGGTCAATTTTTTAACAACGTAGACACGAAGTAGATAGGTAGAtcatgatttgtttttttcagcTTAGAGTAGATGCCTTACTGTTCCAATTCAATTTTGACCAGATGACACATTATCCATATCCCAGTCACAAGTTCGAAGGGACAAGTAACTCAACACGCAATGGACAATAATAGAACATATCACGTACCATAACTCTCTCGATTACTTTCTATCACTAACTTTTTATGATAAGCCTTTAAAAATAGGGACAATTTGCTGTATAACCATAGcagagaaaaaatgaaaaatatagccATACTTTGAAAAATGTGTCATTATGCCACATAAATAGACATCACAGTCCTTTACGGTGATTGGATGTGTGTATATCACATACTATAATCATATACtattctatttatatttttgatatagaATAGATTATTTTAACCATATATGTTGTAATACATAATAATTTGATCTATTAATATTATCTATTTATAAGGTTCAATGCAGTTTAAGTAGTAAACAATATAAAAGAACATATTTATAGATAGGAATGAtgtttagtgtatattaaattacataaaataatatatttgactGATATTGTATATTATTTATCTATTCTATGTTTTTCAATAGTTTGGAATACAACAAAATTGTAtcttatttgaaaacaaaatatgactATACTATATATGTTTCTATGATAGTATAGATTTAAAGTCGTGTTTATAGAATAttgtaagaaaattataaaatatatgtttgttttgaaatttttaaaacataatatgtgTAGAAAAAATTCTATGTTTTTATCATGTTAAATTCAAAGTTTAATAATTGTTCTaaccaaaattaaaatcaattaaaagtaGAAGGGGAAAACATATTTGTAAGAATAAAAAAAGTGTTGTCAAGGGTAATATAGCAATTATTATACAAATATCATAGCCTAAGTTCTCTTATGGTTATATGTTTAATTTGATGATCTGTTATAGACATGAATCCAAATTTCTCTTAATAATatctagaaaaaaaacattcttggGAAAAAAATGACAACACAATTAACaaggaaaaaataaaagaaaaatgaaaactcaCTGTGAGTCATTGATTGAGTAACTCTCTTTGAAGATGACAATGGGAAGCATCTCTCTCAATTCTTTGCTCAGCCCTAATTCAGCCTGTCCATATTCGTTTGGACCAAAGGTTACAGATCTAAACTCATCAAATATTAATGTAAGAATAAATAGAGGGGAGAACATCTTTATAAATCCCACAATAATCTACCAAATCGACAAAGACAAAAAAAGATTGACTTGTTACCTTTGAGAGATTGTTGGTGGAAACAAAGCTACCACCGCCACGCATTCCAAGAGAAGACCAGTCGACGCTGCTGCTTCGTCGACGTAGATAAATGACGTAGAAGACAAAGAGGACGATAAATGTGAAACAAATGGGAATGGAGAAGATGAGAGCGTGGTACAGTTTGAATTGTTGCACGGCTTCAGTCGAGTTCGTGTCATTAGTCGTTTCTGGAATTGGGTTTTGGTTTGGATCACTGTAAGACATCTCaagatttgaaaaatatataaacccacGAAGGTAAGAAATACAAGTCTTGTTGGTTTGTctaagagagagaagaagagatagAATCTCAAGATTAGGAATCGGAGGTGAAGCAATGGTGATAAGATGTGAAAGAGATGGATTGGAAAGTTTCAGGTGAAGTATTCAGGTGTTAGTAAAAGCCATCTGTAATTGTCAGCTATTCATTTCTTTCTTTAAAGAGGAACATGTCAAAACAAAATGATatcaatataattttacatattgTTACAAAACAATTGAATTACAAAACatcataacaacaaaatattacatatttttttaaaaaaaattctgtcGACATATGGTTATAAAAAGTATTAAGGAAATTATTTCGCTTATGAATCAGAGTTTATGCATACTACTGTTAGGTGCATAGATGTTTTGATTCATCATTCACACTTGAACTATTTGtaaaaagaataatatatacatgttctgttatttttttgtttttatttgattttatttattctaaCATTAACTTCTTTTGGCTTTACATTGTTTATTTGAGGTAagaagtaatggaggaaattgTTTTACCGAAAAAATGTAATGGAAGAGATTTAATTATATCGCTGGCACtaga comes from Brassica rapa cultivar Chiifu-401-42 chromosome A02, CAAS_Brap_v3.01, whole genome shotgun sequence and encodes:
- the LOC103853563 gene encoding RING-H2 finger protein ATL7; translated protein: MSYSDPNQNPIPETTNDTNSTEAVQQFKLYHALIFSIPICFTFIVLFVFYVIYLRRRSSSVDWSSLGMRGGGSFVSTNNLSKAELGLSKELREMLPIVIFKESYSINDSQCSVCLGDYQANEKLQQIPPCGHTFHMDCIDLWLTLHTTCPLCRLSLIPKSSLDRSQQNLETVSSISNSDGGGASAQPESQLVGEIVSHIDDGQEGDNDCT